The genomic stretch AAACATTCAAGCTCAAAAAATTATGCATGtgctaaaaaatattaaagtgGAGAATTCCCTTTGTGGGACAAAGTCATAACGAGTGCTTTTGCCAATCACACAGCTGGCCTCTTGCTGTTGCCGGAAAACTCATTCCGGTTCCCAAAACACCGTTGTCACGCTGCTTAGCCAAGCCACTTAGAAGATGGAGAAGGTCTCGCGCACAAAGTCAACTGAACACCCCCAGCACTAATTTTTCACGTTAAGCTAACTCCTGACAAGAAAAGCAACTATACTTCAGCATTACTACTAATTAATCCCTCCTTGTATTTTCAATGTGTTTAACTGTATATTAAATGTATCATTAGCCATCATCATTTCACAATGTCCCGAAGAGATTGAAACGCAAGTATGGCAACGATTTAAAGTGTTGTGCCTTTTCCTTTTCTAATACTTATGGGTGAAGATGTACATTATAACATTTCTAGATAATGTTAGAATTACTAGCTGCTAGTTCATGAATATTTTGTGCCGTCATGTCCATGAAGCGATCCGTTAGcccaagaaagaaaaagaaaacggGTATTTGTACATCAGCCATTCACATTCATCCATCGTGCCCTCAATCGGTATTATAAAATTGAGatgtataaaattaaattaaacccAACTACAAAGTCTCTTTTTTGGTTTTTAGCATCACAATTCCTATAATTGCCTACCGAAATACAATCGCTTTAAAATACATGTAACTTAAACTTGCAAATATGAAATACAAACGCCGGGATGGAATTAATAAACCTATCgaatatttattgataaatccATCCAATTTACCGAATAAAACTACCTATTTCCTTATGGCGGGTTACTCACTTGCAAGTCCAAAAAATATTGGGATATTTGCCCAAtaagaaaggaaaggaaattCTCATAACGTGCTGTTCATTTGTTCAATTCTGTTGGGCgagggaagaaaagaaaaatatgctgCGACGCAGGTTTATTGAGGCAATGCGTCGAGCACCTTCTGCCCACCTCCGTTTCAGATTCCTTTGCACCCAATCACCGCGAGAGTTCTCCGAAAGCGATTCCGAGAGCCCTCAGAACTCAGAGAGCTTGTCTAGAAGGATCGAGAAGCTTCGGAAAGGGGAGGCTGTTGGGTCTGCCTTCCGCACTTGGATGGGCGATGGATTCCCCGTTCACAGAGGCCATGTCTTCCACGCCATCAACCGTCTTCGCAAGCTCAACATGAACAAACGCGCACTCGAGGTAACAACCAATCATTATTACTTCCAAAAACCTTCCCTTAAGTTGAACTCATGTTACAATTATTGTAGGTGATGGAATGGGTGATCCGAGAGAGGCCCTATAGGCCTAGGGAACTTGATTACTCTTATCTTGTGGAATTCACAATTAAGCTTCATGGGATTGAACATGGTGAGAAGCTCTTCCCTCGAATTCCACCTGAGTTTCAGAATGAGTTGCTATACAACAATCTGGTCATTGCAATGCTGGATAAAGGTGTCATAAGGCTTTCACTTGACTACATGAAGAAAATGAGGGAGCTGGCTTATCCCATCTCACATTTGGTCTTCAACCGCCTCATAATCCTGCATTCCTCTCCCTCCAGGAAGAAGTTGATACCCAAATTGCTCACGCAGATGAAGGCAGATAAGGTCACCCCCCACGTGTCCACCTACAATATTCTGATGAAAATAGAAGCCAATGAACATGATCTTGAAGCCTTGGTAAAGGTCTTTGCTCAGATGAAGAAGGCACAGGTTGAACCCAACGAGATCTCTTACTGCATTTTAGCTATTGCTCATGCAGTGGCAAGGTTGTATACTGCAACTGAAGCATATGTTCAAGCTCTGGAAAAGTCTATTACAGGGAACAATTGGTCAACATTCGATGTTCTTCTTATATTGTATGGATATTTGGGGAGCCCAAAGGAGCTAGAAAGAGTTTGGGGAATCATTCAGGAACTCCCCTTGGTTAGATCGAAAAGTTACATGTTAGCTATTGAAGCATTTGGTAGAATTGGACATCTGAACCGTGCTGAAGAACTTTGGTTAGAAATGGAAACTAGAAAAGGGTTGAAATCCGTAGAGCAATTCAATTCGATG from Arachis stenosperma cultivar V10309 chromosome 9, arast.V10309.gnm1.PFL2, whole genome shotgun sequence encodes the following:
- the LOC130951799 gene encoding pentatricopeptide repeat-containing protein At1g07590, mitochondrial-like — its product is MLRRRFIEAMRRAPSAHLRFRFLCTQSPREFSESDSESPQNSESLSRRIEKLRKGEAVGSAFRTWMGDGFPVHRGHVFHAINRLRKLNMNKRALEVMEWVIRERPYRPRELDYSYLVEFTIKLHGIEHGEKLFPRIPPEFQNELLYNNLVIAMLDKGVIRLSLDYMKKMRELAYPISHLVFNRLIILHSSPSRKKLIPKLLTQMKADKVTPHVSTYNILMKIEANEHDLEALVKVFAQMKKAQVEPNEISYCILAIAHAVARLYTATEAYVQALEKSITGNNWSTFDVLLILYGYLGSPKELERVWGIIQELPLVRSKSYMLAIEAFGRIGHLNRAEELWLEMETRKGLKSVEQFNSMMSVYCKHGLVDKATRLYRNMKANGCKPNAITYRQLALGCLKSGLTEQGLKTLDLGMGMKISKRVRNSTPWLETTLSIVEIFAEKGNVENAERLFEEFHKAKYCRYTFVYNTLIKAYVKAKIYDPNFLRRMILGGARPDAETYSLLKVAEQFRT